Proteins from one Rosa chinensis cultivar Old Blush chromosome 7, RchiOBHm-V2, whole genome shotgun sequence genomic window:
- the LOC112178142 gene encoding putative disease resistance protein RGA4: MPEALVSLLVEQLGSVVYHQTSEGVKLVLNGKKDIEKFSSTLKLIKNVLHDAEKKQVSDPGVKDWLDQLKDVSYKMNDMVDAWNTEIGKREAEKQEKEVRFSIRCNCICLARLNKVTRRCKIGTAKKDLNEELTKIYIDKNKYSFQSTMPTAAANVEQHNP; the protein is encoded by the coding sequence ATGCCCGAGGCACTTGTCAGTCTCCTTGTTGAACAATTGGGTTCAGTAGTTTACCATCAGACAAGTGAAGGGGTCAAACTGGTTTTGAATGGCAAGAAGGACATTGAAAAGTTCAGCAGCACCCTCAAACTCATTAAGAATGTGCTTCATGATGCTGAGAAGAAGCAAGTGTCGGATCCCGGTGTTAAAGACTGGTTGGATCAGCTCAAAGATGTGTCGTACAAGATGAATGACATGGTGGATGCTTGGAACACTGAAATTGGGAAACGAGAAGCtgagaaacaagaaaaagaggTACGTTTCTCAATTCGTTGCAACTGCATTTGTCTTGCCCGATTGAATAAGGTAACTCGTCGTTGTAAGATTGGTACTGCAAAAAAAGATCTGAACGAAGAGTTAACTAAGATTTACATTGACAAAAACAAGTATAGCTTTCAATCCACCATGCCTACTGCTGCAGCCAATGTTGAACAACATAATCCCTGA
- the LOC112178143 gene encoding putative disease resistance protein RGA3: MGGLGKTTFTQLVFKDAQVQAHFDIKAWVCVSDPFDIEIAKEILELVSGIKSQDSSNVLQKLLESIQERINGNNFLLVLDDVWTKDQTKWESLRLPVLMQTCSEGSRILVTTQKQEVARMMRATRDMITLEKLSHLDSLELFYNVAFLDREQDKSNKGFGDIAEKIVRKCDGLSLVLKTLGGLSLHKQTIREWEEV, translated from the coding sequence ATGGGAGGATTGGGGAAGACAACTTTCACCCAATTAGTCTTTAAAGATGCACAAGTTCAAGCCCATTTTGATATCAAAGCTTGGGTTTGTGTCTCAGACCCTTTTGATATCGAGATTGCAAAGGAAATCCTTGAACTTGTCAGTGGAATAAAATCTCAAGATAGTTCAAATGTGTTGCAAAAATTGTTAGAAAGCATCCAAGAAAGAATAAACGGCAACAATTTTCTCCTCGTGCTAGATGATGTGTGGACAAAAGACCAAACAAAGTGGGAGAGTTTAAGGTTACCAGTACTAATGCAAACCTGTTCTGAAGGCAGTAGAATTCTGGTGACCACTCAAAAGCAGGAGGTTGCTCGAATGATGAGAGCAACCAGGGACATGATCACTTTGGAGAAGTTGAGTCATTTAGATTCTTTGGAACTATTCTATAATGTTGCATTTCTGGATAGGGAACAAGATAAGTCCAACAAGGGGTTTGGAGATATTGCTGAGAAAATTGTTAGAAAATGTGACGGTTTGTCTCTCGTTCTGAAGACTTTAGGTGGTCTGTCATTGCATAAGCAAACAATTAGAGAATGGGAAGAAGTTTGA